In the Gossypium arboreum isolate Shixiya-1 chromosome 10, ASM2569848v2, whole genome shotgun sequence genome, one interval contains:
- the LOC108487674 gene encoding LOW QUALITY PROTEIN: leucine-rich repeat extensin-like protein 6 (The sequence of the model RefSeq protein was modified relative to this genomic sequence to represent the inferred CDS: inserted 1 base in 1 codon), which translates to MENPFSKMEKIYLSLFLGVILTLIFLSTKPSHALIDIGINPPLIPNPRLHKAYIALQAWKHAMISDPNXFTSNWYGPKVCNYTGVFCAAAPDDPYVTTVAGIDINHANIAGSLPEELGLLTDLSLFHINSNRFFGKIPESFKKLNLLYELDISNNQFNGGFPYVVLYLPSLKFLDIRFNQFSGSIPSQLFDLKLDALFFNNNKFQSSLPTNLGNSPVSVIVMANNGLTGCFPSSSLVKMAGTLKEIVMTNNGFTGCLKPELGALKGVNVFDVSSNELVGSLPDAIGKMESLEQLNVANNKLSGYIPESICSLPKLKNFTLSSNFFISEPSKCLKVRSKDDTKNCIPYRPFQRSPMECKAFYAHPLDCSISGCSPPRPPPPPPRMNHWP; encoded by the exons ATGGAAAACCCTTTCTCCAAAATGGAGAAAATATATCTATCATTATTCCTTGGAGTGATCCTAACTCTCATATTTCTCTCCACAAAACCCTCTCATGCCCTGATAGATATCGGTATTAATCCGCCATTGATCCCCAACCCTCGACTTCACAAAGCTTATATAGCTTTACAAGCTTGGAAACATGCCATGATCTCAGACCCCA GCTTTACTTCAAATTGGTACGGTCCCAAAGTCTGCAACTACACCGGAGTGTTTTGTGCGGCAGCCCCAGATGATCCTTACGTTACAACAGTGGCCGGAATAGACATAAACCATGCAAACATAGCTGGTTCTTTACCTGAAGAGCTCGGTCTCCTCACTGATCTTTCTCTTTTCCATATAAACTCCAATCGCTTTTTTGGTAAGATACCTGAAAGTTTTAAGAAACTCAACCTTCTTTATGAGCTTGATATTAGTAATAATCAGTTTAATGGAGGGTTCCCTTACGTTGTTCTTTATTTACCTTCACTCAAATTCCTTGACATCAGATTCAACCAATTCAGTGGGTCAATCCCTTCACAGTTGTTTGATCTGAAACTTGATGCTttgttcttcaacaacaacaaGTTTCAATCATCTTTACCTACAAACTTGGGGAACTCTCCTGTATCAGTTATTGTGATGGCTAATAATGGCCTCACAGGTTGCTTTCCTTCGTCAAGTTTGGTGAAAATGGCAGGAACATTAAAGGAAATTGTTATGACGAACAATGGATTTACAGGGTGTTTAAAACCAGAACTTGGCGCGTTAAAGGGAGTGAATGTGTTTGATGTTAGCTCTAATGAGCTTGTTGGGTCACTGCCAGATGCTATCGGGAAAATGGAGAGCTTAGAACAGCTTAATGTGGCTAATAATAAACTATCTGGTTATATTCCAGAAAGTATATGTTCATTGCCTAAGCTAAAGAATTTCACTCTTTCCAGTAATTTCTTCATTTCTGAACCTTCAAAGTGCCTCAAAGTGAGGTCCAAAGATGATACAAAGAATTGTATCCCATATAGGCCATTTCAAAGATCACCAATGGAATGCAAAGCTTTCTATGCACATCCACTTGATTGTAGTATCTCTGGCTGCTCACCTCCACGTCCGCCGCCGCCGCCACCACGGATGAATCATTGGCCATGA